A single region of the Lepus europaeus isolate LE1 chromosome 1, mLepTim1.pri, whole genome shotgun sequence genome encodes:
- the MSTN gene encoding growth/differentiation factor 8: MQKLQIYVYIYLFMLIVAGPVDLNENSEQKENVEKDGLCNACTWRQNSKYSRIEAIKIQILSKLRLETAPNISKDAIRQLLPKAPPLRELIDQYDVQRDDSSDGSLEDDDYHATTETIITMPTESDFLMQVEGKPKCCFFKFSSKIQYNKVVKAQLWIYLRPVKTPTTVFVQILRLIKPMKDGTRYTGIRSLKLDMNPGTGIWQSIDVKTVLQNWLKQPESNLGIEIKALDENGHDLAVTFPGPGEDGLNPFLEVKVTDTPKRSRRDFGLDCDEHSTESRCCRYPLTVDFEAFGWDWIIAPKRYKANYCSGECEFVFLQKYPHTHLVHQANPRGSAGPCCTPTKMSPINMLYFNGKEQIIYGKIPAMVVDRCGCS, translated from the exons ATGCAAAAACTGCAAATCTATGTTTATATTTACCTGTTTATGCTGATCGTGGCTGGCCCAGTGGATCTAAATGAAAACAGTgagcaaaaagaaaatgtggaaaaagACGGGCTGTGTAATGCATGCACTTGGAGACAAAACAGTAAATATTCAAGAATAGAAGCCATAAAGATTCAAATCCTCAGTAAACTTCGCCTGGAAACAGCTCCTAACATCAGCAAAGATGCTATAAGACAACTTTTACCCAAAGCTCCTCCACTCCGGGAACTGATTGATCAGTACGACGTTCAGAGGgatgacagcagtgatggctctttGGAAGATGACGATTATCACGCTACGACGGAAACAATCATTACTATGCCTACCGAGT CTGATTTTCTAATGCAAGTGGAAGGAAAACCCAAATGTTGCTTCTTTAAATTTAGCTCtaaaatacaatacaataaaGTAGTAAAGGCACAACTATGGATATATCTGAGACCCGTGAAGACTCCTACAACAGTGTTTGTGCAAATCCTGAGGCTCATCAAACCTATGAAAGACGGTACAAGGTATACTGGAATCCGATCTCTGAAACttgacatgaacccaggcactggtaTTTGGCAGAGCATTGATGTGAAGACAGTGTTGCAAAATTGGCTCAAACAACCTGAATCCAACTTAGGCATTGAAATCAAAGCTTTAGATGAGAATGGTCATGATCTTGCTGTAACCTTCCCGGGACCAGGAGAAGATGGGCTG AATCCCTTTTTAGAGGTCAAGGTAACGGACACACCAAAAAGATCCAGAAGAGATTTTGGTCTTGACTGTGATGAGCACTCAACAGAATCACGATGCTGTCGTTACCCTCTAACTGTGGATTTTGAAGCTTTTGGATGGGATTGGATTATTGCGCCCAAGAGATACAAGGCCAATTACTGCTCTGGAGAGTGTGAATTTGTGTTTTTACAAAAGTATCCTCATACTCATCTTGTACACCAAGCAAACCCCAGAGGTTCAGCAGGTCCTTGCTGTACTCCCACAAAGATGTCTCCAATTAATATGCTATATTTTAATGGCAAAGAACAAATAATATATGGGAAAATTCCAGCCATGGTAGTAGACCGCTGTGGGTGCTCATGA